From one Shewanella sp. GD04112 genomic stretch:
- a CDS encoding LUD domain-containing protein has protein sequence MSSKHEILNALKLSALTNHPMPSIDVAPRVEDLVGQFETNLKTVAGTLHREGGLTALQAKVDELLAKGLQVISLVEGVTANRDVPPTAHELRDIDYAVIPGDVGVAENGAIWVNNKNLGHRVTPFICENLILALPSTKIVPNMHQAAKDITLDAGEFGVFIAGPSKTADIEQALVVGAHGACSLNVYLL, from the coding sequence ATGTCTAGTAAGCACGAAATTCTCAATGCGCTCAAACTGTCGGCTTTAACAAACCATCCTATGCCAAGCATCGATGTCGCCCCGCGGGTAGAAGATCTGGTTGGTCAGTTTGAAACCAATCTTAAAACCGTGGCGGGTACACTTCACCGCGAAGGCGGTCTTACGGCACTGCAAGCCAAAGTGGATGAGCTTCTCGCCAAAGGCTTACAAGTCATCTCACTCGTTGAGGGCGTCACAGCAAACCGTGATGTGCCACCAACGGCTCACGAGCTCAGGGATATCGATTATGCGGTCATTCCTGGTGATGTTGGCGTTGCCGAAAATGGCGCCATTTGGGTCAACAACAAAAACCTCGGCCACAGAGTAACGCCTTTTATCTGTGAAAACCTGATCTTAGCGCTACCTAGCACTAAGATTGTGCCGAACATGCATCAAGCCGCCAAGGACATCACCTTAGATGCGGGTGAGTTTGGTGTATTTATCGCAGGCCCCTCAAAAACCGCCGATATCGAGCAAGCCTTAGTCGTCGGTGCCCACGGTGCCTGTAGCTTGAACGTGTATTTGCTGTAA